The genomic region tagcagatgcgattgatacaatgttatggtccttgaaggtgagatcctccgacatgatcactcccaggtctttgacgttggtgtttcgctctattttgtggccagaatttgttttgtactctgataaagatttaatttcctcgtgtttaccatatctgagtaattgaaatttctcatcgttgaacttcatattgttttctgcagcccactgaaagatttggttgatgtccgcctggagccttgcagtgtctgcaatgaaagacactgtcatgcagattcgggtgtcatctgcaaaggaagacacggtgatgtggctgacatccttgtctatgtcggatatgaggatgaggaacaagatgggagcgagtactgtgccttgtggaacagagcttttcaccgtagctgcctcggactttactctgttgacgactactctctgtgttctgttagtgaagaaattatagatccatcgaccgacttttcctgttattcctttagcacgcattttgtgcgctattgcgccatggtcacacttgtcgaaggcttttgcaaagtctgtatatattacatctgcattctttttatcttctagtgcatttaggaccttgtcgtagtgatccaatagttgagacagacaggagcgacctgttctaaacccatgttgccctgggttgtgtaactgatgggtttctagatgggtggtgcaATATAGTTACTAATACTAACCTAGTAATGTAGTGATCAATATTAATTTAGTGATGTAATGACCAATGTTAATCTAGTGATGTTATGACCAATAATAACTAGGATGCATCGCAATGACTGGATTTATCTGCAAATATATTGGCAAGAGGACAGAATAAACCTCTATTGGAAAACATTTCGCCCGCAGGAGGCTGGGTTAAATATTTACTCTGTAATAATGTCCTCTTGTCACTAACAAAGGTGATTATTGGAAATAAACTagaatatttagttaggttaagttCATACTTCATAAGCACTAATGAGAGAAAATGGTAGGTGCAAAATACCTGACGCCCGTATAGTGCACTCTAAATAATGGTATATAATGCCGACCAGTAGATGAGTAAGGTAATGTGTTAGTATCTTTATTTcagaaacgtttcgtctacacattagattaccgtgtaggcgaaacatttcggagaTAAACATATCTAACTGCTACGCGTGTGTCTTATTTATCCACTTTAAGACTGTCTAGACACAAGGCTCTTTCCCCATTTTCCGTAAAACTTTTATTCATTTTATTGACGATATATTCCTGCTCATTCCTGGGCCACATTAGGGTGTGGAGTGTCCCGGTCCATGCATGGAGGTCGCCAGCTGCTACGGGAGGTTCTACCTCGGTGTCTGACAACACCCAAACCTTCCATTGAGGTGCGCACAGCCTTCAAACACTGCGCTACCCAGGTCAGTTTCTCCAGTtaatagtttaatatctttattatgcaccacatccacatgatgtgggcggtagtcaaaaggttacagagtcacataacgggtccagggactgggccacaaAGTTCTGGGAGCTAAACAGGTTATTGAggtaatggaaatacaaggaccccactggaaatattccactttgacttttttgggttatgctaGGTAATTTATACAATTGTTACTATGTatcataattgtacttatgtgagCCTGTACTTCTATAAACTTACTTTCTTAATGAACAATGTCTCCAGCCTCCTCATGcaccatgcactgtgccacactgcTTTCTAAAATAAATCCAGACATATTTCTCACCCTGCAAGGGGGAAATCTTTGATACCAGCGAAGGGCTCTTAtaccaaggaactggagctaccctccccgtaatgggatcaaacctgattacccacCCCTATTCCTAACACCTTCCCCCATTCAATTTCCCTGGCTATGTATGACCTGTGCAGGTATAGCACTTCCCATGATTGTTAtcaagcaaccacccagggaggtactgccatcctgttTCAGAAGTGTGACACGAGCAGTGTGTGCGTGcctgatgacccgccattggagctttgattatctgactgaggccttcctctggcttacagaaataccccctttaaaaattaaaggtCACAAGTTAGATAGGTTAGATAAGGtctgtcaagaaacaggacaagtgtttcctgacgcgggtcttagtcatgtaatgACCCGCGGTTGGAGGTTTTGATCATGTGattgaggccttctgctggcttaccgatcTACCCCTTTAattaaaaattagggttataaGTCTTCAAGTTAGATATAGAAAACAAACATGTAAATCATAGAATGTGTTATCACGATTTCTCGAGTTATAAATAAAATCCTGCAGTGCTATATAAATCTGTAGTCACGCAAAACGGAGTtaaccattttttttatatagtattACAAATTATGTAATGTGTTTTATTATGAACAGTTTTTAGAACATGACACTGTGAGGCTATTTTGATTTGCATGACAATTTACAAGGTTAGAGGAACACTAACTAAAGCGCCTCTTAATTAACATCACGCCGGATAATTtactggttataataataatacatattctTTTTTAGGTAAAACAAAAAATGACTGATCCTCATCATGCACAGAAAATGGACTCTCTCAGCCTTGCTACTCTAGGTATGtaaatatattatacatattcTCATTTGTTAGGAATCAAGCACtggtaaaataattaaaaaaaaaaatctaatgcaATACAGTTGCAGACAGGTGATtttaacaatgcagaacaagcctcGTGGGGATGGAATTCTTATgctcaagatctttcgcactctcgtgcgtcgtcaggagctatgcagtgttgcaaaacTAGCAACAGAGAGTGGAGAGAAAATTCTCTCTGAGGCAGAGCATAAGTGTAAAGCGTCGGGCCATGTCACAGTGGAGTGTGACGGCCGACCACTACTCAAAATCTAATTATAAGTAATATAAATGATATTGACAAAGTAtgtctcttacacacacacacacaggtgtggagGAAGCCTTGAGAGAGCAggttgtggagtgtgtggtggagcgtCTGGAACTCAGCCTAGAGGGAGGAGCTCTGGACACAGCAAAACTCCTTGACTTGATCTCCACCATTGATGGAGATGACCTCGGGGTGAGTATAAGGTCTCCACCATTGATGAAGATGATCTTTGGGGAGAATACAAGGCCTCCACCATTAAATACAGATAATTACCTGGAGTGAGTGCAAGGTATTCACCATTGATGGAGATGACCTGGGTTGAGCACCAGGTCTCCACCATTGATGGAGATAACCTATGGGTGAGCACAAGATCTCTGCCATTGATGGAGAAAACCTAGGGGTAAGTACAAGATCTCTTGAAAACAACCTAGGGGTGAGTACAAGATCTCCAccattaatgtaaattacctacatGAGCACAAGGTCTCCACCATTGATGGAGATGGCCTCAGGATGATTACAAGGTATTTACATATGTGGCCAGGTGTTTACACTTGTGGCCAGGTAtttactgctacaacaactactagcttttttaaataattacaccagtaaaataataatgataacattaTTAAGCATAAATAACTAATAATATAAATACAAGCTGTTATGTAATTATGTAACAAAGATTGAAATACAGGCATACGTAGCCTAGGCAATAAGCTTTCATAAAGACAGGCATAAGTAACACAGGCAGTAAGCCTACATACAAACAAGCATACGTAGCTTAGGCAATATGCCTACATACTGACAGGTATACGTAGCTTAGGCAATATGCCTACATACAAACAAGCATACGTAGCTTAGGCAATATGCCTACATACTGACAGGTATACGTAGCTTAGGCAATATGCCTACATACTGACAGGTATACGTAGCTTAGGCAATATGCCTACATACTGACAGGTATACGTAGCTTAGGCAATATGCCTACATACTGACAGGTATGCGTAGCTTAGGCAATaggctactgcagtgttccttgacTCCTGTTCTTAGTGTGTTCCTCACTTACAGAAAGTTCTGTACCTCCGAGCAGTGATGACCTCCTGTGTGGTGAACAACCCATCAGACGTCAACGCTACCCAGGTGAGGTCAACACAGGTCAGCTTAGGTCAACACCCGCCACAATGATTATGTCAGACAATTATTAGCATAACGTTTTATAATCTGAGAAAAGGAGGATTAATTGTGACCAGATTATTGAGTGCGGCAATACTATGAATGAATAGGTTAAACCAATTATAAATTTgaagaaataaaataaagaaataaTTAAAACTGAAAgaggaaatggtataaataatgtcatGGGAATGGGCAGGGTTGCTAAATAGTTATAATCTTACTGATGCCACCTGCCGCTTACAGCACTTGATCGAGCTCATGGAGTGTGTACGGAAGGAGGCAGCCGACTTCTGTGACACCAGGCTCTCACTGGCCAAGCTCTGGATCCAGGGTGATGGAGCCATGTCTGcgtgtagtgctgttgttgtggccccgcaggtatgtatgtatgtatgtatgtgtgtgtgtgtgtgtgtgtgtgtgtgtgtgtgtgtgtgtgtgtgtgtgtgtgtaagtcatATAATATGATCGACTATACAAAACTGAAAtatcataataattataatttgatTTATTTTCCTGTTTAATTGTAACTTTGTTTTTTGTTCTCTAGTATGCAGGAGCTTGTAGCGCCTGCGCTAACACCCTGGGTGTGAACGCTGTTGCAGCATGTGGTAAGTGTTGCAGGTGGTAGGTGTCGCAGcatgtggtgttgcaggtggtagGTGTCGCAGcatgtggtgttgcaggtggaaGGTGTTGCAGCATGTGGTAAGTGTTGCAGCCAGTGGAAGTGTGGGAATGCAGAAAAGTAGAGAGAAACAAGGAGACAGTGTCTAATGTGAATGTTTCTTAACATTAAAAAAACCGTATTTACTTATTCAGTTACTCGACAACAACAAAAAATGGTATGGCTTGACTTCACACACGAAGGTATAGAATCATGTTGATGAGGGTCGGATAGGCATTAAAAACCATGGGCACCTTACGGGCTCATGACTGTTAAAAGGTCCATTAATGATTACTAACCTGGGTTAGGAATGGAGAAGAAGACGACTGGCAGGTAATAGTTTAATGTCTGTTACACACCACAAatccatcctgcgggcggtagttaaaagattacagtggtacatgatgggtcctGGACGACACGTGTGTCAGAAAATTTATAAccttgcatacaaggggcttttggcatgtacactcaaccactgtatttcttttgtacgactatgtatctatgtatcatgtccaaataataataaataaataaataaataaattgacaTCGACAGGATTgattggtgtcccgtagctctaTTGCTCGCGCACTCAACTAACACACTGAGGTACGTGGTTTGttccccggtacaggtggaaacattagggcgtgCTTCCTAAcagttaaataggtacctgggtgttagtcgactggtgtgggatgcatcctggggacaaaattgacctaatttgcccgaaatgctctgcataacaagggactttctatatagaagCTGTACATTTGTAGaaatacagattattattattattattattattattattattattattatatttttttatgggTGCGCGCGTACTCGGTCATCTGTAAACCTCTATTTGCCATCACAGAACCGGAAATCGTTTTTGAGTATGGATCCGGTATCTCGGACAACGCAGCAACAGTGTACTCGTTTTTCACCATAGATCTGGTATCTCACACAATGCAACAATTGTTTACTCGTTTTTTTTGATCATGTATCCACTACTACTACAGTCGGTGTTTGACTAGAATATAGCAACAGTTCTTCACACTCCTGGATGTATTCAGTGATCACACATCTATTCGCACGCTGCTGATTTCAAATGCTTAAGACAACTCGATCATTATTTTGTGTATTGGGTTACCTGTTGTCCTTGTCCACGACACCTCCCAGGCCAACGTGTCAAAGCTGCAAGTTGTAACATCAATAATAGTGTCGTTAGgtggtaagatttgtcaggaaacaggacaagtgtttcctggcgcggATCTTTAGTCATGtgtgacccgcagctggagcttttggtcatataaCAAAGgtcttcagctggcttaccgttataccccctttaaaaattatggtcataattataacTATTTCTTCTTTTTAATGTTGTCAGTGTTATAGAAGGGAGCACAGCTAAAATGTTTCAGGATAATTCACTATGTTGGTAACTTCCCCAGGAGACAGTATGGGAGGCTCACCCCAGGAGTCTgatgccaccaccaccccagcatacacctccaccactaccaccaccgcatccacccccacctccaccatAACAACAACCACCCCCAACGCCCTCACTAGCTTCACCAAACAAAATGTAAGCGCTGGACCCGGCCGGATTACTCGGGAACTTCtggaggctttttttttttttttttttttttttaaggggttctggaggcttgatcctccgtctcttAATGTGTACATCTTAGGAGAAAACATGAGAGTAGTTATGAAATAATATTGATATTTTTTTAAATCTCCCATTGTGTGTACTATATAACCTCATTCCCGTGTTCAACCATAGTCCCATTCCTATGTACAATTGTAGGTCTCCCTACATAGCTGTCCCCCCCTATACCACTACCCGTCTCCCTACCAGTGTACCGTTTCCATATCGCTATACCGGCTCACTGTACCACTGTAGCGTCTTCCTGTACCATTGTAGTGTTTCAGATGGTGGCTGGTGTTCAGCTGTGTGCTGGCGAGCAGCTGGGGTGGTACAGCAAAGAAAATGGGATCAAACCTGTGGCCCTGAGGGACTTCATAGCTAACTTCTCAGGCTGGGAGGACATCCCTGAGGTGAGTGTGGATGAGTACATCACTGAGTTGAGTGTGGCTGAGTACATCAAGGTGAGTGTGGATGAGTGCACTCAGAGTGTCCATTGTATCTATATGCATTTAGTTATAATGATGCTGTCTTGCTGTTAGAAAACAAGACAGCACCATTCTTGTCTCTGGGCTGGGTCATGCTGAGATGATAATTCCTaggtgacagtaactccagctctactGCAACGATGCCCCTGAAACAGCCCTACCTGCTGAACCTtgaatggaatacttgacgatatcctcatggTCCTACTGGAGTCTCAtctcagactgatactactgaagtctcccagctcaggctgccaaTACAAAGTTTCCAAGCTCTGGCTGCCAGACTTCTTCACTTGATGTATGGAATCAATCCTGTGATGGAATACAAGGAAAACATATATAATTTGTTCCCACTGTACAGATGTgacagtgaacaggcaaaaggggagggagttggcctgtacattgcagagtcacttgtttgcacagaactgcttaatgcctcaaatgatgtagtggaagttttagcagtaaaggtcgagaaccaaaacctagtcattgtggtagtctacaagcctccggatgcaacatcccagcaattccaggaacagctgttaaaaattgaccactgtctggaaaatcttccagctcctgcacccaacatcttgctcctgggggatttcaacttaaggcacctaaaatggaggaatatagcaaataatagtgttgcagtaataacaccaggaggcagctctgatgaaaactcacactcacacgagcttttaaatctctgcacaaaattcaatttaaaccagcaaataatagagcctactagactggagaatacactagacctcatcttcactaacaatgatgatctgataagaaatgtcaccatatcaaaaacaatatactcagatcacaacataattgaggttcagacatgtatgcgtggagccccagaccgacataatgagactagtcacaagggagcattcgccaaattcaacttcaataacaaaaacataaagtgggaccaagtaaaccaagtcctaaccgatataagctgggaagatatactaagcaacacagacccccaacttatgcctagaacagattaacttggtggcactcgatgtatgcacaaggcttattcctcatagaaaaaggaggagtagatgtaaaatagaaagagacaggcgctccctttacaggcgacggaaaagaataacagagcggctaaaagaggtcaatatatctgaaatgtgtagggagacactggtcagagaaatagcaagcatcgaacttaagctaaaggaatcttataggagtcaggaatcgcgggaagaactaaaagccataaatgaaatcgaaagaaacccaaagtatttcttctcctatgccaaatcaaagtcgagaacaacgtccagtattgggcccctacttaaacaagatgggtcctacacagatgacagcaaggaaatgagtgagctactcaagtcccaatatgactcagtttttagcaagccgctaaccagactgagagtcgaagatcaaaatgattttttatgagagagccacaaaatctgattaacacaagcctatccgatgttatcctgacgccaaatgacttcgaacaggcgataaatgacatgcccatgcactctgccccagggccaaactcatggaactccgtgttcatcaagaactgcaagaagcccctatcacgagccttttccttcctatggagagggagcatggacacgggggtcgtcccacagttactgaaaacaacagacatagccccactccacaaagggggcagtaaagcaacagcaaagaactacagaccaatagcactaacatcccatatcataaaaatctttgaaagggtcctaagaagcaagatcaccacccatctagaaacccatcagttacacaacccagggcaacatgagtttagaacaggtcgctcctgtctgtctcaactattggatcactacgacaaggtcctaaatgcactagaagacaaaaagaatgcagatgtaatatatacagactttgcaaaagccttcgacaagtgtgaccatggcgtaatagcgcacaaaatgcgtgctataggaataacaggaaaagtcggtcgatggatctataatttcctcactaacagaacacagagagtagtcgtcaacagagtaaagtccgaggcagcttcgg from Cherax quadricarinatus isolate ZL_2023a chromosome 43, ASM3850222v1, whole genome shotgun sequence harbors:
- the LOC128694339 gene encoding uncharacterized protein, yielding MTMLSVMTLVGVLITVSHAHPHNLGCGVSRSMHGGRQLLREVLPRCLTTPKPSIEVRTAFKHCATQVKQKMTDPHHAQKMDSLSLATLGVEEALREQVVECVVERLELSLEGGALDTAKLLDLISTIDGDDLGKVLYLRAVMTSCVVNNPSDVNATQHLIELMECVRKEAADFCDTRLSLAKLWIQGDGAMSACSAVVVAPQYAGACSACANTLGVNAVAACGDSMGGSPQESDATTTPAYTSTTTTTASTPTSTITTTTPNALTSFTKQNMVAGVQLCAGEQLGWYSKENGIKPVALRDFIANFSGWEDIPEELANVTDAIVNCEPKISEEGGVNTLLVRGTLWSACFYPKYFSTCGFKSNLTMMLFPGYHQQMEKEVEQFMSQIIDLGDDTLGHDQPQGHQDAEMVDAGLLETSPEKNEEVSEITDVDMERDVEAMTAENLHPPPLSAQMKGKEAHPSKDLHDKSVHTSTETSSQREKSTENPSQNSSEKLAENSSEKPPEVSGASEVTTAEELTDSTMKEEETVGEDGGTETTTQTGV